One part of the Bacillota bacterium genome encodes these proteins:
- a CDS encoding YqhR family membrane protein produces MGDIYRATLAGSVWATLAKAVILLGGYLVNLSRFNLYNLLGSIFVRSVRAPWSLVNAVGLGIDLILGIAAGLIYASLAKDRSNVFWGAIYGIALWIISGLSIFAFSLGPTLWSMGSRTTMATLTGYLVYGAVLGATLATAVKSDKARA; encoded by the coding sequence TTGGGCGACATCTACCGGGCCACTCTTGCCGGCAGCGTCTGGGCCACCCTGGCCAAGGCGGTCATCCTGCTCGGCGGCTACCTGGTCAACCTGTCCCGGTTCAACCTTTATAACCTGCTGGGGAGCATCTTCGTGCGTTCGGTGCGGGCTCCGTGGAGCCTGGTCAATGCGGTGGGCTTGGGCATCGACCTGATCCTCGGGATCGCCGCCGGACTGATCTACGCCAGCCTGGCCAAGGACCGCTCGAACGTCTTCTGGGGGGCGATCTACGGGATCGCCCTGTGGATCATCAGCGGCCTGTCCATCTTCGCCTTCAGTCTGGGGCCGACCCTCTGGTCGATGGGTTCCCGGACGACCATGGCCACTCTCACCGGCTATCTGGTCTACGGGGCCGTCTTAGGGGCGACCCTGGCCACCGCCGTCAAGAGCGACAAGGCCCGGGCATAG